One window from the genome of Spirosoma rhododendri encodes:
- a CDS encoding ClpP family protease — protein sequence MNYEKEFRKYAVHHMGLNGLTVDGYVNHTVENMTRSVIEERPMNFREVDVFSRLMADRIIFMGLPVDDNIANIIVAQLLFLESADPKKDILMYLNSPGGSVYAGLGIYDTMQYVRPDVATVCTSLAASMGAVLLAGGAAGKRSALPHARVMIHQPSGGAQGQSVDIEITAREIVKLRVELYEILAHHSGKTVEEIERDSDRDKWMRASEAKEYGLIDEVLTREK from the coding sequence ATGAATTACGAAAAAGAATTCCGCAAGTACGCCGTACACCACATGGGTCTTAACGGCCTGACGGTGGACGGTTATGTCAACCATACCGTTGAAAATATGACCCGCTCGGTCATCGAAGAGCGCCCGATGAACTTCCGTGAAGTAGACGTGTTCTCGCGCCTGATGGCTGACCGCATCATTTTCATGGGCCTGCCCGTCGACGACAACATTGCCAACATCATCGTTGCGCAGCTGCTGTTCCTCGAGTCGGCCGATCCGAAGAAAGACATCCTGATGTACCTCAACAGCCCTGGCGGGTCGGTATATGCTGGTCTGGGTATTTACGACACCATGCAGTACGTGCGGCCCGACGTGGCTACTGTCTGCACCAGCCTTGCTGCGTCGATGGGCGCCGTGCTGCTGGCAGGTGGTGCGGCTGGCAAGCGGTCGGCGCTGCCCCACGCCCGTGTCATGATTCACCAGCCGTCGGGTGGTGCGCAGGGTCAGTCGGTTGATATTGAGATCACGGCCCGCGAAATTGTGAAGCTGCGTGTTGAATTGTATGAGATTCTGGCGCACCATTCGGGTAAAACCGTCGAGGAAATTGAGCGCGATTCAGACCGCGACAAATGGATG
- a CDS encoding helix-turn-helix domain-containing protein, whose protein sequence is MKASIAEKIRQHRLQRGFSQENMADLLGLSTTAYGDIERGKTDLTLSRLNQIADTLGLQPVALLADEPPFIPAVTVDTHELDTLRLTVEKQQIELDKLRLEADYWKRRYDERIAMELARSMGMQQTRERIGF, encoded by the coding sequence ATGAAAGCTTCCATCGCCGAAAAAATTAGGCAACACCGCCTGCAACGCGGTTTTTCGCAGGAAAACATGGCCGACCTGCTGGGCTTATCGACCACAGCGTACGGCGACATCGAGCGCGGCAAAACCGACCTGACCCTGTCGCGCCTGAACCAGATTGCCGACACGCTGGGCCTGCAACCAGTGGCGTTACTGGCAGACGAACCACCATTCATCCCCGCCGTGACGGTCGATACGCACGAACTGGATACCCTCCGGCTGACGGTCGAGAAGCAACAGATCGAACTGGACAAACTCCGGCTCGAAGCCGACTACTGGAAGCGCCGGTACGACGAACGCATCGCTATGGAACTGGCCCGATCGATGGGTATGCAGCAAACCCGTGAGCGAATTGGGTTTTAG